One stretch of Arachis hypogaea cultivar Tifrunner chromosome 20, arahy.Tifrunner.gnm2.J5K5, whole genome shotgun sequence DNA includes these proteins:
- the LOC112783819 gene encoding mitochondrial import inner membrane translocase subunit TIM17-2, with the protein MGTPETSREPCPDRILDDIGGAFGMGAVGGSGFHFIKGFFNSPKGSRLVGASQAVRLNAPRLGGGFAVWGGLFSTFDCTLVYVRQKEDPWNSIMSGFAAGGFLAMRQGPATAMRSAMFGGILLALFEGAGIMLAKITTVSQMPPLTEEEPMPTNYPSGVGFPGQHSSHPSPPRVSWFGGFFDGGKKEEPSSGGGGSQTKILESFDSPPVPNFEYK; encoded by the coding sequence ATGGGAACCCCGGAGACATCACGCGAGCCCTGCCCTGATCGCATCCTCGACGACATAGGCGGCGCTTTCGGCATGGGAGCAGTTGGAGGCTCCGGCTTTCACTTCATCAAGGGTTTCTTCAACTCTCCCAAGGGTTCACGCCTCGTCGGCGCGTCACAGGCAGTGCGTCTCAACGCGCCGAGACTGGGCGGAGGCTTTGCCGTTTGGGGTGGACTCTTCTCCACCTTCGACTGCACCTTGGTCTATGTTCGTCAGAAGGAGGATCCATGGAACTCAATCATGTCTGGATTTGCCGCCGGAGGATTTCTCGCCATGCGTCAGGGACCCGCCACCGCCATGCGCTCCGCCATGTTCGGTGGTATTTTGCTGGCGCTTTTTGAAGGAGCTGGGATCATGCTCGCCAAGATCACCACAGTATCGCAGATGCCGCCTCTAACGGAGGAGGAGCCTATGCCGACCAATTACCCTTCAGGCGTCGGATTTCCGGGTCAGCACAGTTCTCATCCTTCTCCGCCGAGGGTCTCTTGGTTTGGTGGATTCTTCGATGGAGGGAAGAAGGAGGAGCCGTCGTCTGGTGGCGGCGGAAGCCAAACGAAGATTCTGGAGAGTTTT